One window of Maridesulfovibrio ferrireducens genomic DNA carries:
- a CDS encoding amidohydrolase family protein, translating to MYYDVHTHAFHPKISQKVLSQLNSHYGITAIGTGLVEDLLMRADRAGLDKVIIHTAATEPAQVVPANNWSLELQKSDPRIISFGTMHPDYDDPEKEFARLERNGIKGLKFHPDFQSFFMDDPKFYRLLEMIEGRFIAMFHIGDKLPPEQNPSCPVKLKNILQNFPKLTAIAAHMGGLYHWKWVVDYLAGSDVYMDTSSALPFMDKSLLQEIMRKHPREKILFGSDYPLYDPGESMKELQYKLKLKDSELEVHLSAADNLLNG from the coding sequence ATGTACTACGACGTTCACACCCACGCTTTTCATCCCAAAATATCTCAAAAAGTTCTATCACAACTGAACAGCCATTACGGTATAACTGCCATCGGCACAGGTTTAGTTGAAGACCTGCTTATGCGGGCCGATAGAGCTGGACTGGATAAAGTAATAATCCATACAGCTGCAACTGAACCGGCACAGGTTGTTCCTGCCAACAACTGGTCTTTAGAACTGCAAAAGAGCGACCCGCGCATAATATCTTTCGGAACTATGCACCCTGATTATGATGACCCGGAAAAGGAATTTGCACGCCTTGAAAGGAATGGAATCAAGGGACTTAAGTTTCACCCCGACTTTCAGTCCTTTTTCATGGATGACCCTAAATTTTATAGATTGCTTGAAATGATTGAAGGCAGATTTATAGCCATGTTTCATATCGGAGATAAACTTCCTCCTGAACAGAATCCTTCATGCCCCGTTAAGCTCAAAAATATTCTGCAAAATTTCCCGAAATTGACGGCCATTGCGGCCCATATGGGTGGATTATATCACTGGAAATGGGTGGTGGATTATTTAGCCGGAAGCGATGTTTATATGGACACATCAAGCGCGTTGCCATTTATGGATAAAAGTCTGCTTCAAGAAATAATGAGAAAACACCCGCGCGAAAAAATCCTTTTCGGCAGTGACTATCCTCTTTACGATCCGGGTGAATCGATGAAGGAACTGCAATATAAACTAAAATTGAAAGACAGCGAACTTGAAGTTCACCTAAGCGCTGCCGACAATCTGTTAAACGGATAG
- a CDS encoding thioesterase family protein, whose product MTINKDFPTPDAWFNHSVSYGETDAMGVVYYAEYLHFFERSRSHLIRERGMSYSVVEERGIFLPVREASCRYRTPAHYDDMLNIRVGIGEWKRASVIFVYDIYKNDRTIHVANGFTEHACVNPEGRPVRIPEWLREIF is encoded by the coding sequence ATGACTATTAATAAAGATTTTCCAACTCCTGACGCATGGTTCAACCACAGTGTTTCTTATGGTGAAACAGACGCAATGGGAGTTGTATACTATGCTGAATACCTTCACTTTTTCGAAAGATCGCGCAGTCACCTTATTCGCGAAAGAGGAATGAGTTATTCCGTTGTTGAAGAAAGAGGCATCTTTTTACCTGTCAGGGAAGCCTCCTGCAGGTATCGCACCCCGGCTCATTACGATGACATGTTGAATATACGTGTCGGTATAGGCGAATGGAAAAGAGCCTCTGTTATTTTTGTCTACGACATATACAAAAACGACCGAACCATACATGTCGCCAACGGTTTTACAGAACATGCCTGCGTAAATCCGGAAGGTCGCCCAGTCAGAATCCCCGAATGGCTTAGAGAAATATTCTAA
- a CDS encoding aminotransferase class I/II-fold pyridoxal phosphate-dependent enzyme, with the protein MDKFPRVHRLPPYVFAKVNELKMQLRHQGEDIIDLGMGNPDLPTPQHIVDKLVEAAQKPVNHRYSASKGIKGLRNEMGKWYKRRFDVELDVDQEIVVTMGAKEGLAHLALVMLSPGDVVFAPDPSYPIHPYASIIAGADVRTIPMAHDRDFFEDLEMAMRQTWPKPKVLIINFPHNPTGITADIPFFEKIVDFAKENDLLVIHDFAYADFTFDGYEAPSFLQARGARDVGVEFFSLSKSYSMPGWRVGFCCGNREMVQALTRIKSYLDYGLFQPIQIAACAALSGPQECVREMMDIYQDRRDALCEGMQRIGWDVTPPKATQFIWAKIPEQFKHLGSVEFSKLLLRECKVAVAPGLGFGSYGDDHVRMALVENRQRINQAIRGMKDLFGCSS; encoded by the coding sequence ATGGATAAATTTCCAAGAGTTCACAGGCTGCCCCCCTATGTATTTGCCAAAGTGAACGAGTTGAAGATGCAGCTACGCCACCAAGGCGAAGATATCATTGATCTGGGTATGGGGAACCCGGACCTTCCTACCCCCCAACACATTGTCGATAAATTAGTTGAGGCGGCGCAGAAGCCGGTCAACCATAGATATAGTGCGTCAAAGGGAATCAAAGGTCTTCGTAATGAAATGGGCAAATGGTACAAGAGAAGATTCGACGTTGAACTGGATGTCGATCAGGAAATCGTCGTTACCATGGGCGCCAAAGAAGGGCTGGCGCATTTAGCACTGGTCATGCTTTCCCCTGGTGATGTTGTATTCGCCCCGGATCCATCATATCCTATTCATCCCTACGCCAGTATTATCGCAGGCGCAGATGTTAGAACTATACCAATGGCTCACGACAGGGACTTCTTTGAAGACCTTGAAATGGCAATGCGCCAGACATGGCCTAAGCCGAAAGTTTTAATAATCAATTTTCCGCACAACCCAACAGGTATCACGGCAGACATTCCGTTCTTTGAAAAAATTGTTGATTTTGCCAAAGAAAATGATCTGCTGGTTATACATGATTTTGCATATGCGGACTTTACTTTTGACGGATACGAAGCTCCGAGTTTTCTTCAGGCCAGAGGCGCAAGAGACGTTGGAGTTGAATTCTTCTCCCTGTCCAAAAGCTATTCAATGCCCGGCTGGCGCGTTGGATTCTGCTGCGGTAACAGAGAAATGGTACAGGCTCTGACCCGCATTAAAAGTTATCTGGATTACGGACTTTTTCAGCCTATCCAGATTGCTGCTTGCGCCGCTTTAAGCGGACCGCAGGAATGTGTCAGAGAAATGATGGACATCTATCAAGATCGCCGTGATGCACTCTGCGAAGGGATGCAGCGCATCGGTTGGGATGTTACTCCTCCGAAGGCTACACAGTTCATTTGGGCCAAGATTCCTGAACAGTTTAAACACTTAGGTTCAGTTGAATTCTCAAAACTGCTTCTGCGTGAGTGTAAAGTTGCTGTAGCTCCGGGCCTTGGTTTCGGTAGCTATGGAGACGACCATGTGCGCATGGCTTTAGTAGAAAACAGGCAGAGAATTAATCAGGCTATTCGTGGCATGAAAGATTTATTCGGCTGTTCTTCCTAA
- a CDS encoding TetR/AcrR family transcriptional regulator: MTLLKVEENKKIRRNATDLLDAGLHLLAENSIQQLTIDALCKQLDVTKGSFYHHFKGRDDYLERMLEHWVEEWTIGSMQNASAGSVSAAERFDAIVDKSNDLPHGPETSIRAWAQIDPLARSYLEKVDSTRMNYLYEIFNEVSGDHDRALLLSRISYSLFVGTRMVAPAILGEERDNIIKLMKNELYGMPDAKKD; this comes from the coding sequence TTGACTCTATTAAAAGTTGAAGAAAATAAGAAGATTCGCCGCAACGCAACTGATTTGCTTGATGCGGGGCTTCATTTGTTAGCAGAAAACAGCATTCAGCAGCTGACTATTGATGCTTTATGTAAGCAATTGGATGTAACTAAGGGGTCCTTTTATCACCATTTTAAAGGACGAGATGATTATCTTGAGCGGATGCTTGAACATTGGGTGGAGGAATGGACAATTGGAAGCATGCAAAATGCTTCAGCCGGTTCTGTTAGTGCTGCAGAGCGTTTTGATGCAATTGTAGATAAATCCAATGATCTGCCGCACGGCCCTGAAACAAGTATTCGCGCTTGGGCTCAAATTGATCCATTGGCGCGAAGTTATCTCGAAAAGGTCGATTCAACTCGTATGAATTATTTGTATGAAATATTTAATGAAGTCTCAGGGGATCATGATCGTGCGTTGCTTTTGTCACGGATCAGTTATTCCCTTTTTGTTGGGACAAGAATGGTTGCACCTGCAATTTTGGGTGAAGAGCGTGATAATATAATAAAATTAATGAAAAATGAATTGTACGGCATGCCAGATGCTAAAAAAGATTAA
- a CDS encoding DUF2867 domain-containing protein: MQSEIPWDEVIDLFGKVPSMSIATVDEDGSPRVSPIGSVLFSGEGRGYYFEKFPKSMRSNLDRDSRMSIMAVHPGIGFWVGALWRGRFKEQSAIRLVCEAGARRKATQEERNAWLTKVRPFRFFKGHDLLWKDMSDLREFKVIRVEPVELGRMNPSRSSKQVVNSIPALRKLVKDAECFESKAFIGECSMNKFLVRMLSYKPLWLRMLYSIRGFVVKIMGVNDVVDHTNIEIEDINFAIGRKVDFFTTIDYKADHYWIGKASDKHLTCYLGVVAEPLDSKKVKFHTFIIVNFLYWTGPIYFKLIGPFHHIVMHCMGRYGVKE, translated from the coding sequence ATGCAATCTGAAATTCCATGGGACGAAGTGATAGACCTGTTCGGCAAAGTTCCTAGTATGTCAATTGCAACGGTGGATGAAGATGGTAGTCCGCGTGTATCGCCTATTGGGTCAGTTCTTTTTAGTGGTGAAGGGCGAGGATATTATTTCGAGAAATTTCCGAAAAGTATGCGGTCTAACCTCGATCGTGATTCAAGGATGAGCATTATGGCTGTGCATCCGGGAATTGGATTTTGGGTAGGCGCATTGTGGCGGGGGCGGTTTAAGGAACAGTCTGCAATACGTTTGGTGTGTGAAGCTGGAGCACGTCGTAAGGCAACGCAGGAAGAGCGCAACGCTTGGCTTACCAAAGTACGTCCTTTTCGGTTCTTTAAGGGACATGATTTGCTTTGGAAAGATATGAGCGATTTGCGCGAATTTAAAGTTATACGCGTTGAGCCTGTTGAACTTGGGAGGATGAACCCAAGTCGGAGTTCTAAGCAAGTTGTAAATTCAATTCCTGCTCTGAGAAAATTGGTGAAAGATGCTGAGTGTTTTGAATCAAAAGCCTTTATCGGTGAATGTTCTATGAATAAGTTTTTGGTTCGGATGCTAAGCTATAAACCTTTATGGTTGCGCATGCTTTATAGCATAAGAGGATTTGTTGTAAAAATAATGGGAGTTAATGATGTTGTTGATCATACAAACATCGAAATAGAAGATATCAATTTTGCAATCGGTAGAAAAGTAGATTTTTTTACTACCATAGACTATAAAGCCGATCATTATTGGATTGGAAAAGCCAGTGATAAACATTTAACTTGTTATTTAGGAGTTGTCGCAGAGCCGCTTGATTCTAAAAAAGTTAAATTTCATACGTTTATAATCGTCAATTTCCTCTATTGGACTGGTCCAATATATTTCAAATTGATTGGTCCTTTTCATCATATTGTTATGCATTGCATGGGGAGATATGGTGTAAAAGAATGA
- a CDS encoding cofactor-independent phosphoglycerate mutase — protein sequence MKLLFLIADGMGGWPIKELGNKTTMEAAFTPNMDMLANKGIVGRCRTVPSSMPPGSDIANMSLLGFDPTKYHTGRGPIEAAAQGLKLDPDDLVWRMNLVNLSELSSDGIMHDYSSGHISTDKSVPLVELLQKELGNDEFTFYPGIQYRHLLVHKGGAKKLESKLAIRPPHDLTDKSIADDIEEFAKSPLMDKLLRDAAKVLKDNGTKVVSIWAWGQGNPLILPDFREKYSMKGAVISAVDLIKGLGRASGLEVIDIEGATGLVDTNYAGKVDATLKFLEHGDFAFVHLEGPDESGHMGSIKDKIASIERFDAQIIGPLMEKYPLGTASYLVTCDHFTPIETKTHDAAPVPFILVSDKCDGSDLKSFSEKNAKSTGLILEKGHELMQWVLNLTN from the coding sequence ATGAAACTGCTTTTTCTGATTGCTGACGGCATGGGCGGATGGCCCATTAAGGAACTTGGTAATAAAACAACCATGGAAGCCGCATTTACTCCGAATATGGATATGCTAGCAAACAAAGGGATTGTTGGCCGTTGCAGAACTGTTCCGTCCAGTATGCCCCCAGGATCAGACATTGCAAATATGTCTCTGCTCGGGTTCGATCCGACTAAGTATCACACTGGTCGAGGCCCCATTGAAGCGGCTGCGCAAGGGCTGAAACTAGACCCGGATGATCTGGTTTGGCGTATGAATCTGGTTAACCTTTCAGAATTATCCAGTGATGGAATTATGCACGACTATTCGTCAGGGCATATTTCCACCGACAAATCTGTACCATTGGTTGAGCTGCTTCAAAAAGAACTTGGAAATGATGAGTTCACCTTCTACCCCGGCATTCAGTACAGACATCTGCTGGTCCATAAGGGTGGTGCAAAAAAACTTGAGAGCAAACTTGCGATCAGACCGCCTCATGATCTTACAGATAAGTCCATTGCTGATGATATCGAAGAATTCGCCAAAAGCCCTTTAATGGATAAGCTTTTACGCGACGCAGCTAAAGTGCTTAAAGACAACGGAACCAAAGTTGTCAGTATCTGGGCGTGGGGACAGGGTAATCCGCTTATTCTACCGGATTTTCGTGAAAAATATTCAATGAAAGGCGCTGTCATTTCGGCTGTTGACCTGATTAAAGGACTCGGCAGAGCTTCCGGGCTGGAAGTAATTGATATTGAAGGCGCTACCGGCCTTGTTGATACTAACTATGCCGGCAAGGTTGACGCGACACTTAAATTTCTGGAACATGGTGACTTCGCATTCGTTCACCTCGAAGGACCGGATGAGTCAGGCCACATGGGCAGCATCAAAGATAAAATCGCTTCCATCGAAAGATTTGATGCTCAGATCATCGGACCTTTAATGGAAAAATATCCTTTGGGCACAGCTTCTTATCTGGTCACCTGTGATCACTTTACGCCCATTGAAACAAAAACTCATGATGCGGCCCCCGTTCCCTTTATTTTAGTAAGTGATAAATGCGACGGGTCCGATTTAAAGTCTTTTTCTGAAAAGAATGCTAAATCCACAGGCCTGATTCTGGAAAAAGGGCATGAACTTATGCAATGGGTGCTTAACCTTACCAATTAA
- a CDS encoding cytochrome c3 family protein, with translation MKSNFLYVGVAVVFAILVIIYATTTSHLSEEIASISSDKADITNPTLTVSFPVTFEFKRPAELNKTRFSQVKFSHFNHQDVSCVKCHHTWDGKAPVKSCATDGCHNELKAKGETESYFKAFHTLHSDRSCRGCHAGMNKAGKTELKLAPCANNACHVIVPRVAATN, from the coding sequence ATGAAGAGTAATTTTTTGTATGTAGGAGTGGCAGTTGTGTTTGCCATCCTAGTTATTATTTATGCGACCACCACTAGTCATTTAAGTGAAGAGATCGCCAGTATCTCTTCCGATAAAGCCGATATCACCAACCCTACGTTGACTGTCAGCTTCCCTGTAACATTTGAATTTAAACGCCCTGCCGAGTTGAACAAAACTCGTTTTTCACAGGTTAAATTCTCTCATTTCAATCATCAGGATGTCTCTTGTGTGAAGTGCCATCACACTTGGGACGGCAAAGCTCCTGTGAAGAGCTGTGCTACCGATGGTTGTCATAACGAGTTGAAGGCTAAGGGTGAAACTGAGTCTTACTTCAAGGCGTTCCATACTCTGCATAGTGACCGCAGTTGCCGCGGATGCCATGCTGGTATGAACAAAGCCGGTAAGACAGAATTGAAGCTTGCTCCTTGTGCCAACAATGCTTGTCATGTAATAGTGCCAAGAGTTGCTGCTACGAATTAG
- a CDS encoding homoserine dehydrogenase gives MQTVKLAIAGFGTVGTGLARIIEENEDVILARCGKKFKIASVLVRDLKKQRDFLLGPGAQLTDNIEEFTSCPDVDIVVELMGGITAAFDIVKKSLKSGKHVVTANKHLLAEHGIELFEIARKNGVGLYYEASVAGGIPIIQAIKESLAANRIKSIVGIMNGTANYILSEMSTNGLEFDTALSQAKDLGYAEADPTFDIEGIDTAHKLVVLIRLAYGKDYPLAKLPVEGITRIEGQDILFARDLGYRIKLIGQVRDVGGKLEAGVFPALVKYTLLLARVGGNYNAVRVEGNAVGPSFFHGQGAGSLPTGSAVMADIMALSGSKTPDNTGFNNSPITKAEILAPELATSEYYFRFTVADKAGVMASLSKILAEHNISIAQAVQKGAASETNVPIVFTTHKASTKNVNAALREIDRMSFITRPTVSMRIL, from the coding sequence ATGCAGACAGTCAAGCTAGCCATTGCAGGGTTCGGTACAGTCGGAACCGGGCTTGCCCGGATTATCGAAGAGAACGAAGATGTCATTCTCGCCCGTTGCGGGAAAAAATTCAAAATAGCGTCAGTTCTCGTTCGAGATCTCAAAAAACAGAGAGATTTCCTTCTCGGCCCGGGAGCACAACTCACGGACAACATCGAAGAATTCACTTCATGTCCTGATGTTGACATCGTCGTAGAACTTATGGGCGGGATTACTGCGGCCTTCGACATTGTCAAAAAATCTCTTAAATCCGGCAAGCATGTAGTTACTGCCAACAAGCACCTCTTAGCTGAACACGGAATTGAATTATTTGAAATAGCGCGCAAAAACGGTGTGGGCTTATATTATGAAGCAAGCGTGGCCGGAGGAATTCCTATTATCCAAGCGATAAAAGAAAGCCTTGCCGCCAACCGCATTAAGTCCATCGTCGGAATCATGAACGGAACAGCCAACTACATTCTCTCAGAGATGAGCACTAACGGGCTGGAATTCGATACGGCTCTTTCTCAGGCAAAAGACCTTGGATACGCCGAAGCCGATCCCACTTTTGATATTGAAGGCATTGATACTGCTCACAAACTTGTCGTGCTTATCCGCCTCGCATATGGAAAAGACTACCCCCTTGCAAAGCTTCCGGTAGAAGGTATCACCCGCATCGAAGGGCAGGATATTCTTTTCGCCAGAGATTTAGGCTATCGAATCAAACTGATCGGACAGGTTCGCGATGTAGGCGGTAAACTGGAAGCGGGAGTATTTCCGGCACTGGTTAAATACACTCTGCTGCTGGCAAGAGTCGGCGGAAACTACAACGCCGTCAGAGTTGAAGGAAATGCAGTAGGACCATCATTTTTTCACGGACAGGGCGCAGGCTCCCTTCCAACAGGCAGCGCCGTAATGGCCGACATTATGGCCCTTTCAGGATCGAAAACTCCTGACAATACCGGATTTAACAACAGCCCCATTACAAAAGCAGAAATTCTTGCTCCCGAGTTGGCAACATCTGAATACTATTTCAGATTCACTGTTGCAGACAAAGCAGGGGTAATGGCTTCGCTTTCAAAAATTCTTGCGGAACACAATATATCAATCGCTCAGGCTGTCCAGAAAGGCGCAGCTTCTGAAACGAATGTTCCCATTGTTTTTACGACCCACAAAGCCAGCACTAAAAACGTTAATGCAGCGCTGCGTGAAATCGACCGTATGTCTTTCATTACAAGACCAACCGTAAGCATGAGAATTCTTTAA